One genomic region from Amaranthus tricolor cultivar Red isolate AtriRed21 chromosome 12, ASM2621246v1, whole genome shotgun sequence encodes:
- the LOC130828109 gene encoding calmodulin-binding protein 60 B-like isoform X2 encodes MLLSVSHLRVCSVCTSKSEIITWLEGIKDSLIKVENTINRVLLPCLALQKSVLPSNLSPLPHQAESSASRSFHLSFKGELPETLYTNEKIEDLGASITIELCDDSGNKVESDPSSPLKVKIEVLQGDFVVEDCKNDLTVEIYQKNVVSPRKDKGPLLKGNCEVLLSGGSASLSGILFTDNSASMRNGTFRLGAKVINSGIVVKPAVSKSFMVKEGRLRADQKKEIPSLEDELWRLKNIGKTGPIYKRALEKNVHTVEDFLQLYHTDAEKMKTILGVTGKNWDAIVKNAEACKLPNKRLRYYDPASGNSLSLDCGFNIISVLLNGQMSQPFESLDDHLKEEAYKLRRTAYEKRNELTLDDFTSNQRTVPKEPGNTFSVQLQEKEQQKSGPIPTLSTSTDPNNNFLFGLEWKEIMDLTIPDEQQQPGQTLTSSTSSYSNSADLAALMDTVNLGLYEYFGGSQRRCLEDTEWNTTSPEYIQTAQMEERRNVEGSVHDHATSKLLAACYVTRAATLFMITVQEDLSAPKKKRKLQ; translated from the exons ATGCTATTAAGTGTCTCCCACCTAAG AGTGTGCAGTGTTTGTACAAGTAAAAGTGAGATAATTACTTGGTTGGAGGGGATTAAAGATTCATTAATAAAG GTTGAAAATACTATAAACAGAGTACTCCTACCCTGTCTGGCCTTGCAAAAATCTGTCCTGCCTTCCAATCTAAG TCCATTGCCTCATCAGGCTGAGTCATCTGCCTCGAGGAGCTTCCATTTGAGCTTCAAGGGAGAATTACCAGAGACGCTATATACCAACGAGAAAATAGAAGACCTGGGTGCTTCAATCACAATCGAGCTGTGCGATGATTCTGGGAATAAAGTAGAATCTGACCCTAGTTCTCCTTTGAAAGTTAAGATTGAAGTTCTTCAGGGGGACTTTGTGGTTGAGGACTGTAAAAATGATTTAACAGTAGAAATTTACCAAAAGAATGTTGTTAGCCCGAGGAAAGATAAAGGGCCTCTATTGAAGGGAAACTGTGAGGTTTTGCTGAGTGGAGGGTCGGCTAGCCTTTCTGGTATTTTATTCACTGATAACTCAGCATCAATGAGAAATGGAACGTTCAGGCTTGGGGCCAAAGTCATAAATAGCGGAATTGTTGTAAAGCCAGCAGTCAGTAAATCATTCATGGTAAAAGAAGGCCGCCTAAGAG CTgatcaaaaaaaagaaattccGTCTCTGGAAGATGAATTATGGCGTCTGAAAAATATAGGCAAAACTGGGCCGATTTATAAGAGAGCACTTGAAAAGAACGTGCATACAGTGGAGGATTTCCTACAACTATATCATACAGATGCAGAGAAAATGAAAACT ATTCTAGGTGTTACTGGAAAAAATTGGGATGCAATAGTAAAAAACGCTGAAGCATGCAAGTTACCAAACAAGCGTTTGAGATACTATGATCCTGCATCAGGGAATAGCCTTTCACTAGATTGTGGTTTCAACATTATAAGTGTTTTGTTAAACGGTCAAATGAGCCAGCCATTTGAATCCCTTGATGACCACCTGAAG gAAGAAGCATATAAACTAAGGCGTACTGCATACGAAAAACGGAATGAGCTTACATTAGATGATTTCACTAGCAATCAGAGAACAGTTCCTAAAGAACCTGGAAACACATTTAGTGTTCAACTACAAGAAAAAGAGCAACAGAAATCAGGACCAATACCGACATTATCCACTAGTACCGATCCCAATAACAACTTCTTATTTGGACTAGAGTGGAAAGAGATCATGGATCTAACAATTCCTGATGAGCAACAGCAACCAGGACAAACGCTGACATCATCCACTAGTTCCTATTCCAATAGCGCCGACCTTGCTGCACTAATGGATACCGTGAATCTAG GTCTTTATGAATATTTTGGAGGCAGCCAAAGACGGTGCTTAGAGGATACAGAATGGAATACTACCAGTCCAGAGTACATTCAGACAGCACAGATGGAGGAACGGAGGAATGTTGAAGGTTCAGTCCATGACCATGCTACCAGTAAGCTATTAGCTGCATGTTATGTGACCAGAGCTGCTACACTGTTCATGATTACAGTTCAGGAAGATCTTAGTGCCCCAAAAAAGAAGCGCAAGCTTCAATGA
- the LOC130828108 gene encoding uncharacterized protein LOC130828108: MDVVRVESLVWAKSNSFMELFLQALISYWMAVVRLGDFKNLRMSNVLTNLPFKDASHRANKDHEEDANEETALILGL; encoded by the exons ATGGATGTTGTAAGAGTGGAATCACTTGTATGGGCTAAAAGCAATTCGTTTATGGAACTATTCTTACAG GCCTTAATATCTTATTGGATGGCTGTTGTAAGACTTGGTGACTTCAAGAATCTGAGAATGTCAAATGTTCTCACCAATCTCCCATTTAAAG ATGCTTCACATAGAGCAAATAAAGATCACGAAGAGGATGCAAACGAGGAAACGGCACTAATATTGGGGCTCTGA
- the LOC130828109 gene encoding calmodulin-binding protein 60 B-like isoform X1, translating to MESKRFSNDKRHHHQPSPQFNPCGVCSVCTSKSEIITWLEGIKDSLIKVENTINRVLLPCLALQKSVLPSNLSPLPHQAESSASRSFHLSFKGELPETLYTNEKIEDLGASITIELCDDSGNKVESDPSSPLKVKIEVLQGDFVVEDCKNDLTVEIYQKNVVSPRKDKGPLLKGNCEVLLSGGSASLSGILFTDNSASMRNGTFRLGAKVINSGIVVKPAVSKSFMVKEGRLRADQKKEIPSLEDELWRLKNIGKTGPIYKRALEKNVHTVEDFLQLYHTDAEKMKTILGVTGKNWDAIVKNAEACKLPNKRLRYYDPASGNSLSLDCGFNIISVLLNGQMSQPFESLDDHLKEEAYKLRRTAYEKRNELTLDDFTSNQRTVPKEPGNTFSVQLQEKEQQKSGPIPTLSTSTDPNNNFLFGLEWKEIMDLTIPDEQQQPGQTLTSSTSSYSNSADLAALMDTVNLGLYEYFGGSQRRCLEDTEWNTTSPEYIQTAQMEERRNVEGSVHDHATSKLLAACYVTRAATLFMITVQEDLSAPKKKRKLQ from the exons ATGGAGTCCAAAAGGTTTTCCAACGACAAACGCCATCACCATCAACCATCTCCACAATTCAATCCTTGTGG AGTGTGCAGTGTTTGTACAAGTAAAAGTGAGATAATTACTTGGTTGGAGGGGATTAAAGATTCATTAATAAAG GTTGAAAATACTATAAACAGAGTACTCCTACCCTGTCTGGCCTTGCAAAAATCTGTCCTGCCTTCCAATCTAAG TCCATTGCCTCATCAGGCTGAGTCATCTGCCTCGAGGAGCTTCCATTTGAGCTTCAAGGGAGAATTACCAGAGACGCTATATACCAACGAGAAAATAGAAGACCTGGGTGCTTCAATCACAATCGAGCTGTGCGATGATTCTGGGAATAAAGTAGAATCTGACCCTAGTTCTCCTTTGAAAGTTAAGATTGAAGTTCTTCAGGGGGACTTTGTGGTTGAGGACTGTAAAAATGATTTAACAGTAGAAATTTACCAAAAGAATGTTGTTAGCCCGAGGAAAGATAAAGGGCCTCTATTGAAGGGAAACTGTGAGGTTTTGCTGAGTGGAGGGTCGGCTAGCCTTTCTGGTATTTTATTCACTGATAACTCAGCATCAATGAGAAATGGAACGTTCAGGCTTGGGGCCAAAGTCATAAATAGCGGAATTGTTGTAAAGCCAGCAGTCAGTAAATCATTCATGGTAAAAGAAGGCCGCCTAAGAG CTgatcaaaaaaaagaaattccGTCTCTGGAAGATGAATTATGGCGTCTGAAAAATATAGGCAAAACTGGGCCGATTTATAAGAGAGCACTTGAAAAGAACGTGCATACAGTGGAGGATTTCCTACAACTATATCATACAGATGCAGAGAAAATGAAAACT ATTCTAGGTGTTACTGGAAAAAATTGGGATGCAATAGTAAAAAACGCTGAAGCATGCAAGTTACCAAACAAGCGTTTGAGATACTATGATCCTGCATCAGGGAATAGCCTTTCACTAGATTGTGGTTTCAACATTATAAGTGTTTTGTTAAACGGTCAAATGAGCCAGCCATTTGAATCCCTTGATGACCACCTGAAG gAAGAAGCATATAAACTAAGGCGTACTGCATACGAAAAACGGAATGAGCTTACATTAGATGATTTCACTAGCAATCAGAGAACAGTTCCTAAAGAACCTGGAAACACATTTAGTGTTCAACTACAAGAAAAAGAGCAACAGAAATCAGGACCAATACCGACATTATCCACTAGTACCGATCCCAATAACAACTTCTTATTTGGACTAGAGTGGAAAGAGATCATGGATCTAACAATTCCTGATGAGCAACAGCAACCAGGACAAACGCTGACATCATCCACTAGTTCCTATTCCAATAGCGCCGACCTTGCTGCACTAATGGATACCGTGAATCTAG GTCTTTATGAATATTTTGGAGGCAGCCAAAGACGGTGCTTAGAGGATACAGAATGGAATACTACCAGTCCAGAGTACATTCAGACAGCACAGATGGAGGAACGGAGGAATGTTGAAGGTTCAGTCCATGACCATGCTACCAGTAAGCTATTAGCTGCATGTTATGTGACCAGAGCTGCTACACTGTTCATGATTACAGTTCAGGAAGATCTTAGTGCCCCAAAAAAGAAGCGCAAGCTTCAATGA
- the LOC130828110 gene encoding calmodulin-binding protein 60 B-like — MRESNKDNEEGNHQRNHQLKISKYFFKDNNSVQKHSSFVEKEIRKMVRSEVEHAFQLSSFWSPLQSDKNEQSESRHIKLQFETKLPREIFTGKKVEAEGPSPIKIQLLDTISGKLITDGPLSSKKVEIVVVKGDFDPEQHESWTKEMFCKQMVSKRYQKSPPLLNGHRSISLQNGIGFVEDIVFTDNSSWGRSKMFRLGAKMNGEEQHLVREGISNPFKVKDRRGENYQKCNNPSLEDEVWRLSGIAKDGKICQRLEAHEIFKVKDLITCHDNDESVLRKILSPTKLKAIIQKATACLTVPTCINKSECAQVNFPCGSIINQNINTCSDMPQSCFNEEQEIQMPGIYEQNNCLVENMLQGSYDNVHVPSCYLDDYLVPPSPATTFQAQTAMVEQDNDFLVSYGYDSNTGMLPSNSWIPNPKSG; from the exons ATGAGGGAGTCAAATAAAGATAATGAGGAGGGCAATCATCAAAGAAATCATCAGCTTAAGATATCTAA GTATTTCTTTAAAGACAACAACTCGGTGCAGAAACATTCTAGTTTCGTGGAGAAGGAAATTCGAAAAATg gtTCGATCGGAAGTCGAGCACGCATTTCAACTCTCATCCTTCTG GTCACCATTGCAAAGTGATAAGAATGAGCAATCCGAATCAAGACATATTAAGCTACAATTTGAAACCAAACTACCTCGCGAGATCTTCACCGGGAAAAAAGTTGAAGCTGAGGGGCCTTCACCCATTAAAATCCAGTTACTAGATACAATTTCTGGGAAACTAATTACAGATGGTCCATTGTCATCTAAAAAGGTAGAAATTGTAGTTGTTAAGGGTGATTTCGACCCAGAACAACATGAGAGTTGGACAAAAGAAATGTTCTGTAAACAGATGGTATCAAAGAGGTATCAGAAAAGCCCACCATTGTTGAATGGGCATCGTTCCATTTCTTTGCAAAATGGGATTGGGTTTGTTGAGGATATTGTGTTTACTGATAACTCTAGTTGGGGGAGAAGCAAGATGTTTAGGTTAGGTGCTaaaatgaatggtgaagaacaACACCTAGTGAGGGAAGGAATTAGCAATCCTTTTAAAGTCAAGGATCGTCGTGGAGAAA ACTATCAAAAGTGTAACAACCCATCTCTTGAAGATGAAGTTTGGCGTTTGTCCGGGATAGCAAAAGATGGGAAGATCTGCCAAAGATTGGAAGCACATGAAATTTTCAAAGTGAAGGATTTGATCACATGTCATGACAATGACGAATCTGTACTCCGCAAA ATACTGTCACCAACAAAGCTCAAGGCGATAATTCAAAAGGCTACTGCATGTTTGACAGTACCAACATGCATAAATAAGAGTGAATGTGCTCAAGTTAACTTCCCTTGTGGTAGTATTATCAACCAAAATATCAATACATGCTCAGACATGCCACAGTCTTGTTTTAATG AAGAACAAGAGATTCAAATGCCAGGGATCTATGAACAGAACAATTGCTTGGTTGAAAACATGTTACAAGGATCTTATGATAATGTCCATGTCCCTTCATGCTATCTTGATGATTATTTAGTACCACCATCTCCCGCTACTACATTTCAGGCTCAAACCGCAATGGTGGAACAAGACAACGACTTTTTGGTTAGTTATGGCTATGATTCCAACACAGGAATGTTGCCCTCTAATTCATGGATTCCAAACCCCAAAAGTGGTTGA